In the Pogona vitticeps strain Pit_001003342236 chromosome 2, PviZW2.1, whole genome shotgun sequence genome, AGGACTGGAGGTGAGTGAAAAtaccacttctgcagtccttctccactcattgtcatgggtcattaacagtcattagcagtggtctttctggtgtgtgatCTTGATCTTTCTGAGGACTCATTTTGTACTGAGGAGATAGGTGGTTTGAgtgaggggtcagggaggccatgcacgtgcatatagaaaatccctcactcagcaggagtggaggccttagatacaatctgtctcctatttatcatgctgccctttcatccgtccccagaaagatcaggaccacacacgcCAGAAAGACCACTATTAAATACTGTTAAGGACCCATGACAATTGGTGAAGAAGGACTGCAGTGGTGGGCTTTTCACTCACCcctagtcctttgtccatctaaggagcctattcagaccaggccGGGTGGGGGGTGCCAGagtgaaaccaaagtggaggatatgtcagggatctcctaccaactctcatcagactgaagaagctacttcgatgagtagcgaaatgtttcagcctGATAAGAAAgtccagtttccatgactcatcttccagataacctcacctggatgactgaggatCTTCACAGATTCTTGACTAGGACTTTAACCTTACCAGAGATATCGTTATAGTTTTCCCTGAGTGCTCCAGTTGGAGTTTTTGCTTGTGCTACTGTGCCACCTCTTGAGTAAATTATGATGTTAGGAGCAGTCAAAGACAGTTTTTAATGCTGATTGTTAATGAATCTTTTATAGAATCAGAGGGGCTGGAAGAGGCCCAGGTAGGGAGCCGACCTTTTGTATCTGACCTAAGAGGGAGCCCAGCTTTCCACCTGCAGTAAGATCCTACTCATAATAACCCACACAATCCTTATTCTGTAATAGGCTATATGGAAAGAATAGGAGTGGAGATAGTATTCTCTGTCAAAAGTATCTGCAGAACTGATTGCTCCTGATGGCTAAAACAGAAGAGCCCAACCACAAGCGATAGGGAAAATCTTCATGTGGATGCTGGtaggaatgaaaataaatccaCGGGTGACTTTATAATGGAAACAAGGGATATCCTCTCTCTACAGCTTCCACTGCTTGTTTCCTTAGAGAAGGAAAATTTCAAACACAAACCATCATTGCATGCTTGTCTCTGGATATGGGCTCTTTCTGAAAAACATGATATTCCAGATGCCCTTTCCAGTTCTTCTTCATAAAGAAATGAGGAGGAGAGGTGTCATATGTTTGGTATACCGTAACACCATGTTTCACCTAGAGCACTGGAATATTTGACAGGCACAGAACTGCCTTTTCATTTAACAAAGTAAGTTTTAATTATAGCCTGCTTTTATACTGTGTCCACCAATGGACTGATCACACCCATAGCTGTTTGGCTTCAGCTGTGTTGCTCTCAAGAGCTTTGAGACCATTCCATGAGGAAAGACATCTATTGATAGTTCATTCTGTTGTTGTCTTCTAGGAGATTATCTGGAGAAGATGATTCCATTAATAGTTCAGTACTGCAATGTTGAGGATGATGAATTGAGGGAATATTGCTTCCAAGCCTTTGAGTCTTTTGTGAGAAGGTTGGTTTCTTGATTATAGTCTGGATGTCTGCAGCAGACAAGGTTGCCATTTTTAGTTGGTCCAGTTCCCCATCAATTGCTGCTCAGGAATAGAGCAGACCTCCTGAGCTACCTGCTTTGATTTTCCATGTTTGATCATGATTCTAGGAAGTATCTCTCAGCTGTTCTTCAGTGAAGTTTCCTGGAAGGCCAGCCAGCCTCATTTCATCCTTATCTAATGGCTTCCTTGTGTGAAGTAACTGTACCTCTTAGaaaaaggacccccccccccttgcactgAAAAGGCATCTATTCAATGGCTCTAAAATTCTTCAGTTAGAAATTcctcttttaaatatttctgcagGGGAATCCTTGGGTGTTTCAATTAACCAGGTTTTATTTAATTAACCACCTTTTTTCAAATGAAGGAAGAGGATTGTGGTTTTGGAAGCAGATGATAGGGTAAGATTAGATCAGGTAGTGCAGAAAGAGATCCCACCCTTTGTATAGCGTTTTAAGTACGGTATGGAAAAACAAGAGAGATCTGCCCCTCCTGTCACCCAGCCTCAGCGCTCTAGTCGTGCCATGTGAATTCTCTGACGTGCCTCCAATCAGGAGTCCCAACTCCAGTTTTAAGACTCATTTCAGTTGGGTGGACGGCCGTTCTGGAGGTTCCAAGAACCAGTTTTCTGTCCCCAGAGAGCTGACCACATAAAATACCAAAAGAATGGAGGGCAATGTAGTCAGAATTGATGGAAGTACTGTATTATGGGTATGAAAAATTGGTAGTTTGGGTATGGTAGATCATAAAAAGGACCCCATGCAACCTATTTAGCAGATAAAAAGCAGCCATTCTACTATTTATGCTAGGGAGATTTTGGGAGGAGGGACTGATAGATGCTGGGACCATTTGGGGCGCAAGGGATGGAAAACAGTGAAGGGAGATGTATGCAGTCCCTGGATTGCCCTTTGCCCACCCTTACAGTAGAAGTAGATGGATTGTGTGTCTGTTCCTTTGTACCTATTTGTCCAGAACACTTAATTGAAATGTACAGAAGGCACTTGGAGATGTCCTGGGCTCATCCTTGTAACCACTCACCGGAACACAGTGGATGTGTTGAGAAGTGTTTTGGGGTATTTGGGGTCTGAGGGACATCAAGCCTTCATCTTGTCAGGAACAGCTGGTTGCTTGGAAAGTACCTGGGCATTATAATCCATGTTAACCTGaggttttgttggtttttttctcaAGGTGTCCAAAAGAAATTGGCCCTCACCTTCCAAGTGTGACTGGATTGTGCCTCAAGTATATCACTTACGACCCAAACTACAATTATGACAATGAAGATGATGACGAAGAAGAAATGATGGAAACTGAGAATGGGGAGGATGAGGAACAAGGTGCTGTGCacactgaggaggaggaggaggaggatcagagAAGTCAGGCCTTTTATTGCCTGCAGCTCAAAGAGCCTTTTCAAGCTTCTCTGTGTTTTGCCTGAATTGTTCAGTCCAAAGACTGGCTGAAAACTCTTTACCTTTCCCTGGCCAGCAGCAAATGAAAAGCTTAGTATGGTAGAGTGTAgcttagtttaaaaataaattttttttattaagctTAATCACATTTACAGATGCTATTGAAATGGCAACTCCATCACCTCTTAGCCTTGGCTGTGTTGGCCATGGCTGATGGGAATTCCAGCCTGTCACTTCCCGGGCTTTGGCCTTTACCCTATTTGAGCCAGAGAGGCCAGGTGCTCTGCTTGGTTATGATTAACTTCCTTTCCCAAGAACAGTGGCCATCAGTGACCATTCTGGCCAGCAGGAAACCTGACTGAGCACCCTGTTCTCCCATAGGGAGTTCTGCTCTCAGCCAGTTTGCGTAGcagccagaagaaggaaaggaccAGTGATGACCTTTCTGCTTTTTATGCCTGGGATATAGGGCCACCGTCcacttctccccctgcccccatatGTTATTCTGCATATTGAGCAATGTTCAATGTTTGTTTATGGTTCTAACCAGGCAGAAAATCCTATATGAAGGTTAAATCATAAGATTTAATATCATTATGTACTTTACTGATGGTGTTGTTCACCTTAGGTTAAAAGAGGAAAAttgtgtgtgtacacagagagagagagagagagagagagagagagagagagaacaccatTCGATTTCAAGCAGTCAACCCCAATTTCTCTGTTTTAATGACACTTGGTCTTACCTTTACCTCCTTAGAAAGTGATGATGAATACAGTGATGACGACGACATCAGCTGGAAAGTTCGCAGGTCTGCCGCCAAGTGCCTTGAGGCGATCGTCAGTACTCGGCACGACCTTCTGCAGGATTTCTACAAAACCCTCTCGCCAGCTTTAATCAGCAGGTTCAAGGAAAGAGAGGAGAATGTTAAAGCAGACATCTTCAGTGCTTACATATCTTTGCTGAAGCAAACGCTGCCCATTCAGAGCTGGCTGCACACGTCAGACGACACAGGCAAGGAGGACATCCCTCTCACCATGCTCCAGAACCAGGTGAGCCGTGGAGCCAGGAGCCGTCCGTGTATATGAAGAGGCAGGCTTTGCCTACCTTGCAATTGGGAAGGCCATGGACAGGCCGGGGGTGGCCCTCAggccttttttttgcagcccatTGTGGGCTGTTTTTGTGGGTTTGTCTCTTCCCCACTTGCTGCAAGAGCAGCATCTCCTCTCCCCTTCTCAGTCCTGCTCTCCTCAGTGAGGGACACAAGAGGTCCTTCTTCGTGGCCATTTCAGATAGTGGAAATAAGGGAGGCTACCCTCTCTCTTCCCTGAAAAGATATCTTTTTATTCAGGCTTGTTTTTTGGCAACTGACTCTCTGCTGAGAGAGGGAATTTTTAGCCCAAGTGGGTGCCCTACTTTTTTTATTGATGTGATTTTAAGTTGCTTCTGATGCAGGTTATGTTTTAATCTTACAAGTTGTTTAGCTTTGTTTTAatctaatgtatttattttgtctCATTAATAGTACTTCTTCTCTTTGGAGCCACTATGAGCCCCAGTTTTAAGGGAAAAGGACTAAATGAATCAAATAAACGCATTGACATAAATAGGGGAATGAGGGTCTTATGACCTACACTGGGAAGGCTTTGTGGTGCAGGAGGCCCCTTTGATGGACAGTCAGTTTTGTCTCGTGCACAATAGCCTATTTCCATTTTGCCCTAAGATGTCCCTGAAAGAGATAAGAACCTTATAGGCACCAACGAGACCCCTCCCCTGATGCAACCACTGTCGTTCCTGCAGGCTCCCAGGAACAGAGTGAGGACTCTTGTTTTTTTTGCCCTAAAAATTTTGTAACTTTTCAATGGGGAGTTCTGGGGCTGCAAAGGTGGCCTTGAGGGGCTGCCTTTTTCTCACAAGCTGTGTGCTGCCCGCCCCTGTTCTATCAGGAGTAGCAAATTGAATACCGTTATTACATAAGTGAATTGCACAATAGCCTGGTAATGACATTTGTTGAGATCCTCTGTGATTCTTGCTTGATTACTTATTCTTAGCCATGGGCCCATCCATGCATTATGAAACGAAGCCGCAACTGCCATTTAAAATTAGTGTTTGATGTCACACATTCAGATCTTGATTGACTGACAGCCAATCACGGATTATAAAATAATATGCTGTGTGCAGATTGAGAGTCCAGAAAAACAGTTCCACACTGATTCTGAACATATTTACACGTTAGTATATAagcaccagtttttttaaaaaatgcctgtcTTGATCTGATGGTCCTAATGTGTGGATTTtaaggagccttgtggtacctCTGAAAGTGGTTGTGATTCCCGCTGTGACTGGAAGCAAAATGGGTGCCAACACTGGCTTGGCTACACAACCTTGGCGTGGTGCTGCACGGCCCGATGCTCACACAGCTTTAAGGGAACGTTGGCTGCCATGATTTGGCAATTTCATGTATGCAAGTGTAAATTGCTGACCTGATTCTGGCTATCATCTTTGAAACAGCAATTTCTATAAAGTTATTGCTGGAATGAAAATAAGGTCACCTCATTGTTCACatcaatgaataataataattgtaaaaaaaaagtgcaCAGCTGCACTCCTTCTTATGTAACGGAGCCTCTTTGCTGATGGGATCACGTTCCATTTTAATGCTAAATTATTAACACAGCCTTAAGTTCAGATGGTCTGCTTGTGTTTGGTTACTGAGTTTCTTTCTCATCTTACAGGTTCCAAACATCATCAAAGCCTTGCACAAGCAGCTCAAAGAGAAGAGTGTCAAGTCCAGACAGGGCTGCTTCACCCTCCTGACAGAGTTGGCCAACGTTCTCCCTGGCTGCTTAGCAGATCACGTACCTGCCCTCGTGCCTGGTAAAGTTTGCCTTTGAGGTGGAAGGACAGAAGGGTGGGAAGTTATTTTATTCTAGAAacgtctgcccccccccaccgagTGCTTTCTAGCTGCACGGGGTTACAACACACACCACAGACCTCCATGGTGATGTCTAGAGATGATACTGTAATTATTGTTATCTAATGCATCTGGAAGGTTGCAAGAGGCAGGTGTAGAACATTGTTTTTTCACTCTTATATGTGAAACATCTAGCACTATGGCAGTGGCCTCTTTTCAGTCCTATTCTCTTAATtccttagttttcttttctttatacaAGTCCATGGATATTTTGCTCTTGGCTTAACTGATGTCAAAATTTGGCACTGAATTTGGAATAGCTGTttttttgggctacagcttcTAAACCCTCAGCCAGCTGGACCAGTGGCCACACCGGCTAtgagattttgggaactgtagtttttttaaaaaggtaactctTCCAAAATCCATTCACCTCAAAAGTCAATTTGAACACCACATATTTGTGGTGGACTGGTTTGAAGTTGCACACTTGCTGCTCAATTTTGTGTGTACTCTGGAATAATTTCAGGGATTTCTTATCCCTGCTAAGCCACACTTCTTCAAAATGTTGCCATTAGAGGCACACTCTCCAGTGTGACTGGATCATTCAGTCACTCCCTTGGCAGAGGGACTGAGCATTCCTTTGGCATCTGCTAGGGACCCAATGAATTGGGTCCTCCCCCaaactttaaaaaatggtttaatgtgttcaaaatactgtattattacaaaaaaaacagatcaaatcTATCAAATGTATTCTCCAAACAGGTATTGTTTTCTCCTTGATGGATAAATCCAGCTCCTCCAACATGAAGATTGATACACTGTCGTTCCTCCATGTCGTTCTTTGCAACCACTCCCGGGAAGTATTCCATCCCCACATTAAGGCCCTGCTCCCACCCGTGGTGACTTGCATTGGGGATCCTTTTTATAAGATCACCTCCGAAGCTCTGCTCGTCACCCAGCAGCTTGTGAAAGTCATTCGGCCTCTGGACGTGCCTTGTACATTTGATGCCAAGCCTTATGTGAAAGACCTGTTTGCAGCTACTCTGAAGAGGCTGAAAGCTGCCGACATTGATCAGGAGGTGAAAGAAAGAGCTATTTCTTGCATGGGACAAATTGTTTGCAATCTTGGAGATTATCTATGCAGTGATCTTCAGCCAACTTTGAAAATTTTTCTGGAGaggctgaaaaatgaaatcacaagactGACCACGGTCAAAGCGCTGTCTTTAATTGCTAGTTCTCCACTCAAAATAGATTTAAGGCCCATTCTGGGGGAAGGCTTCCCCATTTTGGCATCCTTCTTGCGTAAGAATCAGCGTGCCTTGAAACTGAGTACCTTGACCGCCCTGGGCATCTTAATCAAGAACTACAGCGATAGCCTCAAGCCTGCCATGATTGACTGTGTTCTAATGGAGCTTCCAGATTTGATTAGTGAGAATGATATGCATGTTTCCCAGGTGGCAATCACGTTTCTGACCACCTTAGCTAAGGTCTATCCCTCTTCCTTGTCCAAGATCAGCGGCACCGTTCTATCAGAGCTTTTTCAGCTGGTTTACTCTCCCTTGATGCAAGGAGGAGCTCTGAATGCTATCGTGGACTTCTTTCAAGCCTTGGTTGTAACCAAGACAGTCAACATGAGCTATGCCGAACTGATGAAGCAGCTCACAAGTCCCATATATTCCTCAAGCCCTGCTGGGATGTCTGTTAATTTGCACAAGCAGGCCTACCACTCTGTCGCCAAGTGTGTGGCGGCTCTTTCGTCCGTCTGCCCCAAAGAAGCACCCGGGGTGGTCAGCCAGTTTGTTCAGGACGTGAAGAACCCTAAGTCCAGTGCTGCTGTGAAAATGCTGGCTTTCCTTTGCCTGGCGGAAATAGGACGCACCACAAACCTCAGTGCTCAGAAGGAGCTCAAAGTGGTGATCTTGGATGCCTTTGCTTCGCCCAGCGAAGAGGTGAAATCTGCAGCCTCCTATGCTCTGGGGAATATCAGCGTTGGTAGCCTTAAAGAATTCCTTCCCTTCATGCTCAAAGAGATTGGGGGCCAGCCCAAGCGGCAGTACTTGTTGCTCCACTCCTTGAAGGAAGTGATCAGTTCCTCCTCAGCAGACAGCCTGAAACCCTACGTGGAGGACATCTGGGCCCTGCTTTTCAAGCACTGTGAGTGTGCGGAAGAAGGGACACGCAACGTCGTTGCCGAATGCTTGGGGAAACTGACTGTGGTGAATCCGTCTCAGCTGCTGCCTCGGCTGAAGAAGCAACTGTCCTCAGGTAGTgtgaagaagaacaaaaaaacaggACGAAAGCAGTTGTAGTTCTCTGGGGCAAGATGGTTTGAGCACTGTGCAAATAGTTTCAAGATATtgtgttgtgatttattttattggagggtatgcaagggacgtggtggcgctgtgggctaaaccacagaagcctctgtgctgcagggtcagaagaccaagcagtcgtaagatcgaatccacgtgacggagtgagcgcccgtcgcttgtcccagctcccgccaacctagcggttcgaaagcatgcaaatgcaagtagataaatagggaccaccttggtgggaaggtaacagcgttctgtgtctaagtcgcactggccatgtgaccacggaagattgtcttcgaacaaaaacgctggctctatggcttggaaacggggatgagcaccgccccctagagttgaacacgactggacaaaaattgtcaggggaacctttacctttaccttatgcatGGATCACCAGTGCCAGAATTCATTTACTTTCCTAGCGTGGGCTAGAAGGCTTCGCTTGGATGGCCCACATGCTGTATTCATTGCTGTGCACTAACATTTGGGAAAACTTGCCCAGAAATATGGAATCATTAATTCTAACATGTTAAAATGTTATTGATAATCACACAGTCCAGAAGTATATGATTCTAAATGTGGTCATCAGGGAGTGagggtgaaaagaaaagaaatgaagggaaaagaccagtttcaaagttataatttgttGTTTGgcctgctcccatttttagaattgtgttgtagaatgttgatttgctttgctgcTTAATATCATCCCTGTattctcatgcagtgataattacTGTGTTCCTTATTAGTCAGTGatatttcttctcttcttttgtttAGGTTCCCCATATGCTCGAAGTACTGTAGTTACCGCAATCAAATTCACAATTTCAGATCAGCCTCAGCCTATTGATCCTCTTTTGAAAGGATGCATAGGTAATATTTGATTTTGAAACTGCTGTTTGAGATCAGGCATTACTAGTCTTAAGACTTCAGATGCATACAAACCCCACAAACTAGTAATAGGAGCAGTACATTAAGTTTGCTTTCAAGACTTTCTGGAATACAAATTccattaaatgaaaataaaaatgaggaggGTACACTTGCTAGCCATCATCGGTGAAACTGGAAGGTTAAATGCTTGTATAAAGAAGTGGAGGGGGGGCATGTGGACTGCATGCAATCCCCACACCATTTTGTAGTCCCATTGTTTTTGGTATATGTTACAAATGGTGCTCCTGAAACTATGTTTCTCCTTGAAACCAATCTATGTGGCCTTGGTGCATCCTGTTTTGCTAAAGAAAATAAGGGTTTTGTGCAGACTTGCCAATTTTGATAGGTGGCACAATGTGGCCTGAAGTGAGTCTGAGCAGGTGGGAAATTAAACCCTGGATCTCTCAAAATGGCTcatttctgttttaaagaaacagCTCTCTCGctgtctcttgtttgtttgtttggggggccATTAAGAGCACACCTTTGGAAAATGGAAATAGTTCTATGAACTTCCAAGACTTCCTGTTAAAACTACAGGGATTATGGTGGTGGAGTCATAAATTGTTAAGGGTGTCTACTGAAAAAAACAGTGGAAAAAAGAAACGTAGAGGTGAAAGGAGACGCAACTGCTTTAGACACTGTCCTTGGGATCGGAGAAAGGCCTACCCTGAGGTTAAACACACTTTCCACTGTGCAACTCTGCCcctgtctcccccctcccccaaactgtCAAGCAATAAAGCATTCACATATTGTTTTAGAAAAAGGCAATGAAACAATATACTGTAGTCATTCAACACAGGATCAAACACACTTCAGTTGTGGCTTCATCTTAATGGCAGATGTTTTCAATTATGGCTTCATCTTCATGAATTCACTTCTCTCCCCCTCAGTATTGCAGACCCCTGTGCCAGACCACATTCTGTTCTAGTGAGTTCCAGATCTTCTGGCCCACTTTTGTGGTGGGGTGGGCTGCTTAAGATGCCCTGAGCTCAACAAGAGGAAGCTGAAGCAAAGCTATCAGTGGATACAACCAAACTTCTTTTTGCAATACAATGAGTTTATAATAAGGAAAAGCTCTCTGATCTATTTTCTGTCCATGTCAGCACCTGGAGTCCAATACATCTGGAAAGCACTAGGTTGCGCAAATTTCTTGCAATTTGTTCTTGCTACGTTGTGACAAAGCACCACAGCCACGTTTGGACAGTAGAGCCTCTGGATTTGTGTACATGTTTAGACCTCCAGCCCCCTCCTCATTACTATACTCATGCAAGCAGCAACACAGCTGGAGAAGGGTCCTGCTCCACATGTGAGCAAGGATCCAGAGCTTCCTAGGCTCTTGCTCCTTTGTAGAACTCATGTGCGAGCAAGACACTTCTCTGCCATCTGCTGTTTTGCCAGCTGTATCCCGGCATCAGAGAACATTATTTAGCCCCATTCCTTGACCGCAAGAGAAAGTGGGAGGTCGTGGGACGTTGACAACACCCTAAAGTTCTGTCTACAAGGTTCCAATCAGTTTGTGACTGAGAGGTGCCCTCTTTGCAGGTAAAGCAGCTACTCTcagcaaggaagaaaaataaagcacatCTGTTTAAATGAGCCATCTAATACATTTTATCCTCATTGGGATTTTATTAAAATTGCAACTTTTATTTTAGTATAATTAATTGactaaataaaatgtataataaTAACTAAGTAAAACATATGAAAACtaaaacatttaataattttaatgctttgttttaaattatcGTGTTAAGTTTGACAAGTTGAGTATctactgggtttttttgttttcattataagtttattgcatttaaattaaaacattctgAAGGTTTATTCAATAAAATATCTATCTTCACACTTGTTACTTATATGAGTAAAGTATGTCCAAGCTAGGGGCTCCCTCTAAGTGTGAACGCATTCCTAAAGGAtatgatgcttttaaaaacagttgTTTTTGCATTCTTACATATAGGTGACTTCCTGAAAACTCTTCAAGATCCTGATTTGAATGTTCGCCGTGTTGCTTTAGCTATGTTTAATTCTGCTGCTCACAACAAACCTTCTCTAATCCGAGACCAGCTCAGCACAGTCTTGCCCCACCTGTACAATGAAACAAAGATCAGAAGGGAACTCATACGAGAGGTACGGACCTGGGATGGCACTATCCCTTGCAATCTTATCCTCAAGACCTTGGCTTTCTCTCTGAAAATGCATGTATATATTCTCAGGGTAAAGCAGACAGAGTTATTTGGATTAATTCTATAGTAGGGATTTAACTTAGTTAAAATGTTtcaattattataatttattgtaaACAAATTGTTGTAAATTTTTagtgatactttaaaaaaaatctattaggtAAGCATTTTTCTTAACTCTTTCATTGTAAGAAAAGTGGATTTTAAATTTTGGATAGCACGAAGAAACAGGTGGTGTGTCCTGCAAGTTAAAATGGAGTTCAaaaccagaatttggaaatttttgggtggtggtggtggtggtggtggtgggtgttattattattgttattgttattgttattatttattatttattattatttattattatttattatttattatttattattattattctcataATCTCCCAGCTGCTGTGTGGGAGAgccatgtagtccaaaaagtaacttctccaaaatTTGTTCAAAACCCAACTCATTCATAAACTGCTAAATAGTTTGTTCATCAGATAAAGGATGATACTTGGTTCCTGCCAAATGGTCTTTATGTGTATGTACAGTAGAATGAGAATGTACATAATCAATATAAAGTGCAGTAGGAATATTTTTGAAATAGAGGAAACAGGCAATAACAGTATAAAATGAAGGGGAGAGACAAAAATAACCTTCCAAGAGGGCATATTTAAATAGTTAAGTGCGAATTTTGATAGGGAAGAAAGCAACCACCCTGGGGATTTGCAATATACCTGTTGGAAGAAGAAGAGCACAATTGTTGTGTACCATGTGGGGAGCCTTTCCCTGGTTGTTGTAGCATTCAGCCATCATTTTTAAGGACTAAGTGTTCCTATGGCTGGGCTTTCAGAACACCAAACAGAGTGATCTGAGACCCCTGAAAATCAGGTGAGTGAGTGAACCAGCTCCCTGAGATGAAGCCCTGGGTCTAGGAATAGGAGAACTAGAAGTGAAGTCTGTAGGAGGCTTGTTGGAGAGGGCATCCCACTTCTAGCTGGCtttgaagttttaaatgttttggacGTCCTAGTCTAAATGGCAGGGAAACATCTGTCAGTCTCTAATCT is a window encoding:
- the LOC110077864 gene encoding cullin-associated NEDD8-dissociated protein 1, with the translated sequence MTNISYHISNLLEKMTSTDKDFRFMATNDLMMELQKDSIKLDEDSEKKVVKMLLKLLEDKNGEVQNLAVKCLGPLVSKVKEYQVETIVDTLCTNMLSDKEQLRDISSIGLKTVISELPPPSTGSTMTANVCKKITAQLTGAIGKQEDVSVQLEALDILSDILSRLGGTLYSFHSSILNCLLPQLTSPRLAVRKRAIIALGHLVLTCNGNIFAELMEHLLAELKRNNSTSTTRTYIQCVAGISRQAGHRIGDYLEKMIPLIVQYCNVEDDELREYCFQAFESFVRRCPKEIGPHLPSVTGLCLKYITYDPNYNYDNEDDDEEEMMETENGEDEEQESDDEYSDDDDISWKVRRSAAKCLEAIVSTRHDLLQDFYKTLSPALISRFKEREENVKADIFSAYISLLKQTLPIQSWLHTSDDTGKEDIPLTMLQNQVPNIIKALHKQLKEKSVKSRQGCFTLLTELANVLPGCLADHVPALVPGIVFSLMDKSSSSNMKIDTLSFLHVVLCNHSREVFHPHIKALLPPVVTCIGDPFYKITSEALLVTQQLVKVIRPLDVPCTFDAKPYVKDLFAATLKRLKAADIDQEVKERAISCMGQIVCNLGDYLCSDLQPTLKIFLERLKNEITRLTTVKALSLIASSPLKIDLRPILGEGFPILASFLRKNQRALKLSTLTALGILIKNYSDSLKPAMIDCVLMELPDLISENDMHVSQVAITFLTTLAKVYPSSLSKISGTVLSELFQLVYSPLMQGGALNAIVDFFQALVVTKTVNMSYAELMKQLTSPIYSSSPAGMSVNLHKQAYHSVAKCVAALSSVCPKEAPGVVSQFVQDVKNPKSSAAVKMLAFLCLAEIGRTTNLSAQKELKVVILDAFASPSEEVKSAASYALGNISVGSLKEFLPFMLKEIGGQPKRQYLLLHSLKEVISSSSADSLKPYVEDIWALLFKHCECAEEGTRNVVAECLGKLTVVNPSQLLPRLKKQLSSGSPYARSTVVTAIKFTISDQPQPIDPLLKGCIGDFLKTLQDPDLNVRRVALAMFNSAAHNKPSLIRDQLSTVLPHLYNETKIRRELIREVEMGPFKHTVDDGLDVRKAAFECMYTLLESCLDRLDIYEYLNHVEDGLKDHYDIRMLTFIMLARLSTLCPNAVLQRLERLIEPLRATCSTKVKAGSVKQEFEKQDELKRSAMRAVAALLTIPDVDKSPVMAEFSSQIRANPEMASLFESIQKDSSSLSSTELMDMN